From Candidatus Ozemobacteraceae bacterium, a single genomic window includes:
- a CDS encoding FmdE family protein: MATETFEQAVERVYAFHTKRAPGIYIGVAMVQYAVEALGPENRGKLNAVCETSTCLPDCLQVLVGCTVGVRYLKIREEIGRYAFSLFNRNTGEGVRVFIDLDKIDPDETPELYRFFFRTRNVPDNRTREESGKKVVEEFSRVGRRILGLQRVQLLKYGKEDILPAKRCPSCRESFLARSETQETCDVCSGASAYYTVRD, encoded by the coding sequence ATGGCGACAGAAACGTTTGAGCAGGCCGTCGAGCGAGTATACGCGTTTCACACGAAACGAGCCCCCGGTATTTATATTGGCGTAGCTATGGTACAATATGCCGTCGAGGCTCTCGGGCCCGAAAACAGGGGAAAACTGAACGCGGTCTGCGAAACTTCGACGTGCCTTCCGGACTGCCTTCAGGTACTCGTCGGATGTACTGTCGGCGTCAGGTATCTCAAGATTCGCGAAGAGATCGGACGGTATGCCTTTTCTCTGTTCAACCGGAATACGGGTGAGGGGGTTCGCGTCTTCATCGACCTCGACAAGATCGACCCCGATGAGACGCCCGAATTATATCGATTCTTTTTTCGAACGAGAAATGTTCCTGACAACCGCACGCGAGAGGAGTCGGGAAAGAAAGTCGTTGAGGAGTTCTCTCGCGTCGGGAGACGCATCCTCGGCCTCCAGCGGGTGCAGCTCCTCAAATACGGCAAGGAAGATATCCTGCCGGCGAAACGTTGCCCGAGTTGCCGCGAGTCGTTCCTCGCACGCAGCGAAACACAGGAAACGTGCGATGTCTGCTCCGGCGCATCCGCATACTATACCGTGAGGGACTGA
- a CDS encoding HEAT repeat domain-containing protein — protein sequence MIILSMLVVLVAIAGIRFYLRRRAALRQETAPPEPEPRPETKRPEEPRKSFFEPPPQARGGASSGFGPPQESPQPAQAPPEPASGPPPLSHEPEGFATGGATPGKPGSPVPPARVAGPEELPLIIGSFSMPVQERLLAIRRAAELTLTEAVPTLIEVLYEPDPAISAAAAEALGRIGDPRGIEPLLEITHRNDIRLLQEIEASGFSGDAVSRGARRDAEKGEGSESRDLAVIPEANPFKYRELTVFKIDLLPKEYFQADGTPIPRRDLVMKGLKDNDQQLRKMAAKAAIGIHDPEVVPTLVEALQNPYEVESVRYLAAEALGDSGDERAGAPLLKALKDENVAVRYSAAAALSNMRDEKTVGALIEALNDDNEFVRSSVAYALGTIGDKRAMEALLGKIDDGSEVVRFSVGKALGGLGGEDVIAELDRRLDTANARFKRALIDVVSQIKNESAVELLRKALRDPDSETSYKASLALMTVDDVDVLDDLIEASRRLDQELIAWFQAQDKLGNIPPLEPAPGPAKPKERQSGDASSKFSSLQLELGGGDSIEKLEAALRHESPNVRGCAANALGDFAGMEAGVLLLEALNDKHEYVRSCAVAALGKRRDPETLDNLLKLQDPSEDVRYSVAKALPGFGRKAEIFFALNKMMESDPSRDVRRAARMSLDQMKKESEAEEAQHGDRNV from the coding sequence ATGATCATTCTTTCCATGCTGGTCGTCCTCGTGGCGATCGCGGGAATACGATTCTACCTGCGTCGCAGGGCGGCATTGCGGCAGGAAACGGCCCCTCCCGAACCGGAACCGCGGCCGGAGACGAAGCGGCCGGAAGAACCGCGCAAATCCTTTTTCGAGCCCCCGCCCCAGGCGAGGGGAGGTGCATCGTCCGGCTTCGGACCGCCACAGGAATCACCGCAACCCGCCCAGGCTCCGCCGGAGCCTGCCTCGGGGCCGCCGCCGCTGTCTCATGAACCGGAAGGGTTCGCGACGGGCGGAGCGACTCCGGGGAAACCCGGTTCCCCGGTCCCTCCGGCGAGGGTTGCAGGACCCGAAGAGCTTCCGCTCATCATCGGAAGTTTTTCGATGCCCGTTCAGGAGCGACTTCTCGCGATCCGGCGGGCGGCAGAGCTGACGCTCACCGAAGCCGTGCCGACCCTGATCGAGGTTCTCTACGAACCCGATCCCGCGATATCGGCCGCCGCCGCCGAGGCACTGGGCCGGATCGGTGACCCCCGGGGCATCGAACCCCTGCTCGAAATCACGCACAGGAACGATATCCGGCTCCTTCAGGAAATCGAGGCTTCGGGATTTTCCGGCGATGCCGTTTCCAGGGGCGCGCGCAGGGACGCCGAAAAAGGCGAGGGAAGCGAATCGCGAGACCTGGCCGTCATTCCCGAGGCGAATCCCTTCAAATACCGGGAACTCACCGTCTTCAAGATCGACCTGTTGCCGAAGGAGTATTTCCAGGCCGACGGCACGCCGATTCCCAGGCGCGATCTCGTCATGAAGGGGCTCAAGGATAACGATCAGCAGCTCCGGAAAATGGCCGCGAAAGCCGCGATCGGCATCCACGATCCGGAGGTCGTCCCGACCCTCGTCGAGGCGCTCCAGAACCCGTATGAGGTCGAGTCGGTCAGGTATCTTGCCGCCGAAGCCCTCGGCGACTCGGGCGACGAGCGCGCCGGCGCGCCGCTCCTGAAGGCCCTGAAGGACGAGAACGTCGCGGTCAGATACTCGGCCGCCGCCGCTTTGAGCAATATGCGCGACGAGAAAACCGTGGGCGCCCTGATCGAGGCGTTGAACGACGACAACGAGTTCGTGCGCTCCTCGGTGGCCTACGCCCTCGGAACGATCGGTGACAAGCGCGCCATGGAGGCCCTGCTCGGCAAGATCGACGACGGCAGCGAAGTGGTTCGTTTCTCGGTCGGCAAAGCCCTCGGTGGTCTCGGCGGAGAAGACGTCATCGCCGAGCTCGACAGGCGGCTCGACACGGCAAACGCCCGGTTCAAGCGTGCTCTCATCGACGTGGTGTCCCAGATCAAGAACGAGAGCGCCGTCGAACTCCTCAGGAAGGCCCTCCGGGATCCCGACTCCGAAACAAGTTACAAGGCCTCTCTGGCCCTGATGACCGTCGACGACGTCGACGTGCTGGACGACCTGATCGAGGCCTCGCGGCGGCTCGACCAGGAGTTGATCGCCTGGTTCCAGGCGCAGGACAAGCTTGGAAACATTCCGCCCCTCGAACCGGCACCCGGTCCGGCAAAGCCGAAAGAGCGCCAGAGCGGTGACGCGTCGAGCAAATTCAGCAGCCTTCAGTTGGAACTCGGGGGCGGCGACTCGATCGAGAAACTCGAGGCGGCTCTCAGACATGAAAGCCCCAACGTCCGCGGCTGCGCGGCGAACGCCCTCGGAGATTTCGCCGGGATGGAAGCCGGCGTCCTCCTGCTCGAGGCGTTGAACGACAAACATGAGTATGTACGGTCCTGCGCCGTTGCGGCTCTCGGCAAGAGGCGCGATCCGGAAACCCTCGACAACCTCCTGAAGCTGCAGGACCCGTCCGAGGACGTCCGATACTCGGTAGCGAAAGCGCTGCCGGGGTTCGGCCGGAAGGCGGAGATCTTTTTCGCCTTGAACAAGATGATGGAAAGCGACCCTTCCCGCGACGTCCGACGGGCGGCGAGAATGTCGCTGGACCAGATGAAAAAGGAAAGCGAGGCCGAGGAAGCACAGCATGGCGACAGAAACGTTTGA
- a CDS encoding DUF3109 family protein has protein sequence MHQIGQVIIADDVWDTRFACDLSACKGCCCAIGDRGTPIDQEEADKLATLFPIVQGRLSKASIQFLRNGISETYKGRLYIREVSRNAPCPFAYHGAENVLYCSIHSHCLEEGLPVTKWKPFWCSLFPFVLQKSGDQWLLNQYIAPHCRSVANAPLMLDWGAQLLGEYLGEAWRTDLKRELDKAFGSNRV, from the coding sequence ATGCACCAGATCGGACAGGTCATCATCGCTGACGACGTGTGGGATACGCGTTTCGCCTGCGATCTTTCGGCTTGCAAGGGCTGTTGCTGCGCGATCGGAGACCGCGGCACGCCGATCGACCAGGAAGAGGCCGACAAGCTGGCGACCCTGTTCCCCATCGTTCAGGGACGACTTTCGAAAGCCTCGATCCAGTTCCTGCGAAACGGCATCTCGGAAACCTACAAGGGGCGACTGTATATCCGGGAAGTCAGCCGTAACGCCCCCTGCCCGTTCGCGTATCACGGTGCGGAAAACGTGCTGTACTGCTCAATTCATTCCCACTGTCTCGAGGAAGGACTTCCCGTCACGAAATGGAAGCCCTTTTGGTGCAGTCTTTTCCCGTTCGTTCTCCAGAAGTCCGGCGACCAGTGGCTTCTGAACCAGTATATCGCCCCCCACTGCCGGTCGGTCGCAAACGCCCCGCTGATGCTCGATTGGGGTGCGCAACTGCTGGGAGAGTATCTCGGCGAAGCCTGGCGGACCGACCTCAAACGCGAACTCGACAAGGCGTTCGGCTCGAACCGGGTGTGA
- a CDS encoding PspA/IM30 family protein has product MGIFKRISLIIRSNINALIEKAEDPEKMLDQIIADMNENMREIKLQIARSMKDEKLLEHKVEENRKLAGEYESKAMLALEKNSEDLAREALKRKKSYADITTSLETELDEQRKAVELLKTSYKALELKIEEAKNKRQVLLSRQKRAETRIDLSDTVSSINEQADLFDAFDRMADKVAKTEAMAGALAELDKATIEQKFEQLESDRSIDDDLKALKEKMKK; this is encoded by the coding sequence ATGGGTATTTTCAAGCGGATTTCACTGATCATCAGGTCGAACATCAACGCACTGATCGAGAAAGCGGAAGACCCCGAAAAAATGCTCGACCAGATCATCGCCGACATGAACGAGAACATGCGCGAGATCAAGCTCCAGATCGCCCGCTCGATGAAGGACGAGAAGCTGCTTGAGCACAAGGTCGAAGAAAACCGGAAGCTGGCCGGCGAGTATGAGAGCAAAGCCATGCTGGCTCTCGAGAAGAACAGTGAAGACCTTGCACGCGAGGCGCTGAAGCGCAAGAAATCGTATGCCGACATCACCACGTCGCTCGAAACCGAGCTCGACGAGCAGCGCAAGGCCGTCGAACTGCTCAAGACCAGCTACAAGGCCCTCGAACTCAAGATCGAGGAAGCGAAGAACAAGCGTCAGGTTCTGCTGAGCCGTCAGAAACGCGCCGAAACCAGGATCGACCTCAGCGACACGGTCAGCAGCATCAACGAGCAGGCCGACCTGTTCGACGCCTTCGACCGCATGGCCGACAAGGTCGCCAAGACCGAAGCCATGGCCGGCGCCCTCGCCGAACTCGACAAGGCGACGATCGAGCAGAAGTTCGAGCAGCTCGAAAGCGACCGGTCAATCGACGACGATCTCAAGGCCCTCAAGGAAAAAATGAAAAAGTAA
- a CDS encoding tetratricopeptide repeat protein, with protein sequence MLLLTAFAFLVSAFSVILAGDPGITGEVNNDRERYLQRLKFMRMKRPDNPEYSFQIGNLYSSLQMEDEAIKEYRRTLRVDPHHPGAKWFLSHVLSSKGYHEEAFRLVRELMDQRPEDPELYYWAGEILLQLKQPDLAKEYFARVDELNFPERKPPVSIKPVIR encoded by the coding sequence GTGCTGCTGCTGACGGCCTTTGCGTTCCTCGTGTCGGCGTTCTCGGTGATCCTGGCAGGTGACCCGGGAATCACGGGCGAGGTCAACAACGATCGCGAGAGGTATCTCCAGCGGCTTAAATTCATGCGGATGAAGCGGCCGGACAATCCCGAATACAGCTTCCAGATCGGAAATCTGTATTCCAGTCTCCAGATGGAGGACGAGGCGATCAAGGAGTATCGCCGGACCCTCCGGGTTGATCCGCACCACCCGGGCGCGAAATGGTTTCTGAGCCATGTGCTTTCGAGCAAGGGCTATCACGAGGAGGCGTTTCGCCTCGTCCGTGAGTTGATGGATCAGCGGCCTGAAGACCCCGAACTGTACTACTGGGCTGGCGAGATTCTCCTCCAGCTCAAACAGCCGGACCTCGCAAAAGAATACTTTGCACGCGTCGACGAATTGAATTTTCCCGAACGCAAGCCGCCCGTCTCAATCAAGCCCGTCATCCGCTGA
- a CDS encoding serine/threonine-protein kinase, protein MLRQIICQYCGLDFEVLDSPDAGKIFCPNCANEIDSRQAQAIETLGKYRLVKLLGQGGMGQVYSAVDPANNVYALKVMTHESLESPDLIERFEREMALMAGLNHPNIVRVIDQGSAASFKYFVMELVEGGTLRQVIRDGGLTEGRIIDIALGILRALNHAHAHGIIHRDIKPENIMFDRQANVKVTDFGLARKFGTTSDQQSLTKTNAFMGTENYMSPEQRINPKAVTHKTDIYAVGVVLYEMLTGGLLPLGIFQPPSCYKPIHQYWDTLTFRMLDLNPDMRPDNCAVIIEELERFQTHRGEPASGDGRKPERPAAVPDAAPVLAPPSLTNFVQAENERAKERLKKFINDAGEQFQAGNYAAALPLFEASLAVVVNPEDRDNVLEWMRLCREKIQEAKDRQKPTYMCPNCLKAFLWSEPGAMPESLACPLCHCLLRFDPLRKVLRKQTTIVNKTPPSTDNPEQTSDKKGKPGNLGYQIAFLVLVGVSLVDWFYPDVFEEGIGWLYRNTVSSIVGISAGKIVLVLRFAMHLAVLITVVRLAYILSGF, encoded by the coding sequence ATGCTACGGCAGATCATCTGCCAATACTGCGGACTCGATTTCGAGGTGCTCGATTCGCCTGACGCGGGCAAGATTTTCTGTCCGAACTGCGCCAACGAGATCGATTCGAGGCAGGCGCAGGCCATCGAGACCCTCGGCAAATACCGACTGGTGAAGCTTCTGGGCCAGGGCGGCATGGGCCAGGTCTACTCGGCCGTCGATCCGGCGAACAACGTCTATGCGCTGAAGGTCATGACTCACGAGAGCCTCGAGTCGCCCGACCTGATCGAACGGTTCGAGCGCGAAATGGCCCTGATGGCCGGCCTGAACCACCCGAACATCGTACGCGTCATCGACCAGGGCTCCGCCGCTTCCTTCAAGTATTTCGTCATGGAGCTGGTCGAAGGCGGAACGCTCCGCCAGGTGATCCGCGACGGCGGCCTGACCGAGGGGCGCATCATCGACATCGCTCTCGGCATCCTTCGCGCTCTCAACCATGCGCACGCCCATGGTATTATACATAGAGATATAAAACCAGAGAACATCATGTTCGACCGCCAGGCGAACGTGAAAGTCACGGATTTCGGTCTCGCGCGCAAGTTCGGAACGACGAGCGATCAGCAGTCGCTGACGAAGACCAACGCGTTCATGGGCACCGAGAACTACATGTCGCCCGAACAGCGCATCAACCCCAAGGCCGTAACGCACAAGACCGACATCTACGCCGTCGGGGTCGTCCTGTACGAAATGCTCACCGGCGGCCTGCTGCCCCTGGGCATCTTCCAGCCGCCGTCCTGTTACAAGCCCATCCATCAATACTGGGACACCCTGACCTTCCGCATGCTCGACCTGAATCCCGACATGCGCCCGGACAACTGCGCCGTCATCATCGAGGAGTTGGAACGCTTCCAGACCCACAGAGGCGAACCGGCCTCCGGCGACGGTCGGAAGCCGGAACGACCGGCCGCCGTCCCCGACGCCGCTCCCGTTCTCGCACCGCCGTCGCTCACCAACTTCGTTCAGGCCGAAAACGAGCGGGCGAAAGAGCGCCTCAAAAAATTCATCAATGACGCGGGCGAGCAGTTCCAGGCCGGAAACTACGCGGCCGCGCTTCCCCTTTTCGAAGCGTCTCTGGCCGTCGTCGTCAATCCGGAAGACAGGGACAACGTCCTCGAATGGATGCGTCTCTGCCGCGAGAAAATCCAGGAGGCGAAAGACCGTCAGAAGCCGACCTACATGTGCCCGAACTGCCTCAAGGCGTTTCTCTGGAGCGAGCCCGGCGCCATGCCCGAGTCTCTGGCGTGCCCCCTGTGCCATTGCCTGCTGAGGTTCGATCCGCTTCGAAAAGTGTTGCGAAAACAGACGACGATCGTAAACAAAACGCCCCCTTCTACCGACAACCCGGAACAGACCTCCGACAAGAAAGGGAAGCCTGGAAATCTCGGGTACCAGATTGCTTTTCTCGTCCTGGTGGGGGTTTCGCTTGTCGACTGGTTCTACCCGGACGTTTTCGAGGAAGGGATCGGATGGCTGTACAGGAACACGGTGAGTTCGATCGTCGGTATCAGCGCTGGAAAGATCGTTCTCGTGCTGCGCTTCGCGATGCATCTCGCGGTGCTGATCACCGTGGTCAGGCTGGCCTACATCCTCTCGGGATTCTGA
- a CDS encoding FecR domain-containing protein, whose product MDCKQFRSILEAADTLGVPAELKQHAATCASCARLLEAQERMSIGLEINRRAVHAPDLTARIMRRVAQEKPAASDSPGWLERLVALVTPKTAFASSVFYVAAGVVIVALSHAVIDRGSELQDLRRHHAWRMVSAEGRISGASPDAKTKGVAFGTRLACEDGATARVELGDRFRLSLNGANAVLASGQVDLESGSIDADIVHVPNAVPFLIKTPHADVTDIGTTFTVTVLNGSTTVSLRTGAVRVTSSATHESRELKPSENLTVGSDGFVHPKFPVSKDPATAPVDPDFRRIQPPDE is encoded by the coding sequence ATGGACTGCAAGCAATTCAGAAGCATCCTGGAAGCGGCCGACACGCTCGGCGTTCCGGCGGAATTGAAACAGCACGCCGCAACCTGCGCGTCGTGCGCCAGACTCCTGGAAGCACAGGAACGGATGTCGATCGGCCTCGAGATCAACCGGCGGGCCGTTCACGCCCCGGATCTCACGGCACGCATCATGCGGCGGGTCGCGCAGGAGAAGCCGGCGGCATCCGATTCCCCCGGCTGGCTCGAGCGTCTGGTCGCACTGGTGACCCCGAAGACGGCGTTCGCGTCCTCCGTCTTCTACGTCGCGGCCGGCGTCGTCATCGTCGCCCTCAGCCATGCGGTCATCGACCGCGGCTCGGAACTCCAGGACCTCCGACGTCACCACGCCTGGCGCATGGTATCGGCCGAGGGACGCATCTCGGGAGCGTCTCCCGACGCGAAGACGAAAGGCGTCGCCTTCGGCACGCGGCTCGCCTGCGAAGACGGCGCGACCGCACGGGTCGAACTCGGCGACCGGTTCCGGCTTTCCCTGAACGGGGCGAACGCCGTCCTGGCGTCCGGCCAGGTCGACCTCGAGTCCGGAAGTATCGATGCTGATATCGTTCATGTCCCCAACGCCGTCCCGTTCCTGATCAAAACGCCTCATGCCGACGTCACGGACATCGGGACAACGTTCACCGTGACCGTCCTGAACGGCTCGACGACGGTCAGTCTCCGCACGGGCGCGGTTCGGGTCACCTCTTCGGCCACGCACGAGTCGCGGGAACTGAAACCGTCGGAGAACCTGACGGTCGGTTCCGACGGCTTCGTCCATCCAAAATTCCCTGTATCCAAAGATCCGGCTACGGCCCCGGTTGATCCGGATTTCCGAAGAATACAGCCGCCTGACGAATGA
- a CDS encoding sigma-70 family RNA polymerase sigma factor, whose amino-acid sequence MTYAPNHSGPSDGELVREALRGDAHAFEALVSRHHQGVFRFLYHFMGNAADAEDITQETFLNIHRKLKSHNPAQSFTSWMITIARNLAISHHRRRMPSPLDPALLAAAIKDVAPTPESELLAKEAGEEVHAALQRLPEEIREVLIMRYLLDIPLQQVAEMLNIPEGTAKSRLFKARNVLREQMERTHHRALQAQSA is encoded by the coding sequence ATGACCTACGCCCCGAACCATTCCGGTCCTTCCGACGGCGAACTCGTCAGAGAAGCCCTTCGGGGCGACGCGCACGCCTTCGAAGCGCTCGTCAGCCGGCACCACCAAGGCGTCTTCCGTTTCCTGTATCATTTCATGGGGAACGCGGCCGACGCCGAGGACATCACCCAGGAAACGTTTCTGAACATTCACCGCAAGCTGAAGAGCCACAACCCGGCCCAGTCGTTCACCTCCTGGATGATCACGATCGCGCGGAATCTCGCGATCTCGCATCACAGGCGCCGGATGCCGTCCCCACTCGATCCGGCGCTGCTCGCCGCGGCGATCAAGGACGTCGCCCCCACTCCCGAATCCGAGCTGCTCGCAAAGGAAGCCGGCGAAGAGGTCCACGCGGCGCTCCAGCGGCTTCCCGAAGAGATCAGGGAAGTCCTCATCATGCGCTATCTCTTGGATATCCCGCTTCAGCAGGTCGCCGAGATGCTGAACATCCCCGAGGGAACGGCAAAATCCAGGCTGTTCAAAGCCCGCAACGTTCTCCGGGAGCAGATGGAACGCACCCATCACCGTGCGCTGCAGGCACAATCCGCCTGA
- a CDS encoding prepilin-type N-terminal cleavage/methylation domain-containing protein, whose product MKRLLKPRSAFTLIEMIASIAVALLVFLMIYKLLSSVRNHYLYGTVNLQNLQDARLAINHLRRDFSSACPRFKDGGAPAGAYIYVNRLRKYIFKDPPGWAPQYGDPIQVTPNGLSFFRFEFDAGSKPRVEHVLYTFDAATKTLKRKYKGSERSFKGFEAVEFRLYTHMVNPAVPLLWVRLLIHEGKEMYGSTNIGKPLELTTTISSNFISSSLNNLTWNYETYHN is encoded by the coding sequence ATGAAACGCCTTCTCAAGCCCCGGTCGGCGTTCACCTTGATCGAGATGATCGCAAGCATCGCGGTCGCCCTGCTTGTATTCCTGATGATATATAAACTTCTCTCGAGCGTGCGGAACCATTACCTGTACGGGACGGTGAACCTCCAGAACCTCCAGGATGCGCGTCTCGCCATCAACCATCTCCGCCGCGACTTTTCCTCGGCGTGCCCGCGGTTCAAGGACGGCGGGGCTCCGGCGGGCGCCTACATCTACGTGAATCGGTTAAGGAAATACATTTTCAAGGATCCTCCCGGCTGGGCCCCCCAATATGGGGATCCCATACAGGTCACCCCGAACGGACTCTCGTTCTTCCGCTTCGAATTCGATGCCGGTTCGAAGCCGCGCGTGGAGCATGTGCTGTACACGTTCGATGCCGCAACGAAAACCCTGAAGCGGAAATACAAGGGATCCGAGCGGAGTTTCAAGGGATTCGAGGCCGTCGAATTTCGCCTGTACACGCACATGGTGAACCCGGCCGTGCCGTTGCTGTGGGTTCGCCTCCTGATCCACGAGGGAAAAGAGATGTACGGTTCCACGAACATCGGAAAGCCTCTCGAACTCACGACGACCATCTCGAGCAACTTCATCTCGAGCAGTCTGAACAATTTGACTTGGAATTACGAAACCTATCATAATTAA
- a CDS encoding phosphate/phosphite/phosphonate ABC transporter substrate-binding protein — translation MRKLRLAATVLGACVLFFALFTSGCGGGSAQSGSQTTTAPAATVSPAQSGGAYKDTVLKIGRIPFTNATEMVKKHEGLLSYLRNELGVKETRLVLASDYKGIISKLTRGEIDIAWMGTTSYVEALADPKQKAAMRLLVKPRRFKTTSYRGIIIVRQDSGIKNLTDLKGKKVAWVEQDSASGYLFPKALLLEAGVNPDKDFAEAGFLGKHDAVVLAVLLGKYDAGACYDDARNTLREKEKMNELTILATTQDISNEPIVCRSDLPEDIIEKIKKAFLKLDIENPAYKKVLEDCTDVQGFTGAQESDYEYVQRVLNVLQGQK, via the coding sequence ATGAGGAAACTTCGTTTAGCGGCGACAGTTCTCGGCGCGTGCGTGTTGTTTTTCGCACTGTTCACAAGCGGCTGCGGCGGCGGCAGCGCCCAGTCGGGCTCCCAGACGACGACCGCGCCGGCCGCCACCGTATCCCCCGCACAATCCGGAGGCGCCTACAAAGACACGGTCCTCAAGATCGGACGGATTCCGTTCACCAACGCCACCGAGATGGTGAAGAAGCACGAAGGACTGTTGTCATACCTTCGCAACGAGCTCGGGGTGAAGGAAACACGCCTCGTGCTCGCCTCCGATTACAAGGGCATCATCAGCAAGCTAACCCGCGGGGAGATCGATATCGCCTGGATGGGCACGACGTCGTACGTCGAAGCCCTCGCCGATCCGAAGCAGAAGGCGGCGATGCGGCTCCTGGTCAAGCCCAGGCGGTTCAAAACGACCTCGTATCGCGGCATCATCATCGTCCGGCAGGACAGCGGCATCAAGAACCTCACCGACCTGAAAGGCAAAAAGGTCGCCTGGGTCGAGCAGGATTCGGCGTCGGGATATCTGTTCCCAAAGGCCCTGCTGCTCGAAGCGGGCGTCAATCCCGACAAGGACTTCGCGGAAGCGGGCTTCCTCGGCAAGCACGATGCGGTCGTTTTGGCCGTGCTTCTCGGCAAATACGATGCGGGCGCCTGCTACGACGACGCGCGCAACACTCTCCGCGAAAAGGAAAAGATGAACGAGCTGACGATCCTCGCGACGACGCAGGATATCTCGAACGAGCCCATCGTCTGCCGATCCGACCTTCCCGAAGACATCATCGAGAAGATCAAGAAGGCCTTCCTGAAGCTCGACATCGAAAACCCGGCCTACAAGAAAGTTCTCGAGGACTGCACCGACGTGCAGGGCTTCACGGGCGCCCAGGAAAGCGATTACGAGTATGTCCAGCGTGTCCTGAACGTGCTTCAGGGCCAGAAATGA